In the genome of Bombyx mori chromosome 13, ASM3026992v2, the window ttccaGTCTGTAAAAGTGggaatctgaaaaaaaaaattatgttcatGAGTATCTTTGATATTATGTAATtgcattttgtttgtttcaggCTTCGAATAGGTCACACACTAATGATGCAGATACTGAGGAAAACAGTCCTGTAGTGGATACTTTTCGTAATCCTACACCTCCTCCACCTCCGACAAAAAAGAGGAAAATCGCCCAGCTCTCGAGCATGGTTGGccaattaaaagaaataattcaTAGTAATAATTCTACAGTCGAAGAAAATGAGTTTGAGGTCTTCGGTAAACACGTCGGTCTTCAACTGAAATCTTTACCCTTACTATTGGCATTAGAAGCACAGGAACAAATTCAACTTTATATAAATAGAATTCGTCGCCAGCATATTCAAAATGAATCTGTACAAAACAGAACGCCACAGTCATCTTTTGCTACTGGATCACCACATAGCGATtcttcaatatattttaatgacaCCAGTACATATAATTTGGAAGAGCAAGCAACTGAATGAAAAAGAACGCTAACGTTGACAATCAAAAGTGATGGAGCAAACAAAATACTTATATTAAAAtgcctaaaaatattaaaaattattctcttaataaataaatattttataataaatctgTTACAGTTATTTAATCTTACCTTGATAAATTCCATTAATGATTCATAAATTGCTTCACAAACTTCGATGATGAATTCGGAAATAGTTGATTTTCCGAGTCTAAATATATGTGTGAGTGATCTTAAACTACATCCAGTAGCAAGAAAGTATAGAACTActtgtaattttgtaattgcaGGAATCGCACTTCTCAAATGGGTATCTTTACGCTGAATTTGAGAGTGTATTTTCGTTAATAGAAAATTCACACAACTTTCGGACATTCTCAAACTATCGAAGTATTCTTTGGGATCTTCGAATGCTAATTCCTTCAGAAGACAATTAGTAGCTCCTAGTTTATCTCTTCTATCGATCCATTTTCGTACCCATAATTTCTTTTTCTGAATCACAGAAATTTCCTCATCCACCTCTTCTAAAATAGACATTACGATTAGCTTAATCAGTTTATTCACTCTATTGCGTTGCAGCCTGTTCATGTTGCAAAACACCACTCACTTGTGTACTCTACTGGACCGTAATGCGAACGATTTCTGTGCAGTAGCAAGTagtttagctactaaattactcggtactcgactaaaatactcgccaagtgcgaacaaggcttaagagctcgtaatttaatagaaaattaataaaagtccataaaaaaatttaggtaaAAAAACAAGCGGCGTGTACAATGCGCGCGGTGCGGTCGGCGatagtgttctttttttttacttttgcttttatgttttttttttttataactggccATACGATAGATTTTTTGTCTACTCTCATAAAAAAGAACtagcatccatattacatttataaaaaattaaatttcacatagattataaaaataaaaatcaaacaataacaacaatatCCGAATAGAATAAAAATCTATGTCATAAGAGTGATTACCGATTTTACGAATAATAATGTGGTTACTGGGAAGGCAGTTGGAAAGAGACTAAGAGGCCGCAGCCCAATTAGATAGGAGGACCAAATTCGCTTTATTCGCAACACCAAAGAGCATGCTGCTCTCTATGATGCCAAGAATTGACACAGATGGAGGAGTATCATCAAAAAGAAATTAATCTCTCATCAGGGGAATCGCATACCTCAGTAATGAGAAAGCCGATGCAAGGAGGAGGGAGGAGTTGTTTAAGCAAGTaaaattaagtatattatttacatGTTTGAACTACTTTGTAGCATAGtgataaatattattgaatgtAAACTGAAGTATCGCTATATTCGCTAAACAGTTGTCTAAAAGAGtacaattttaacaataaaatcgtTCTTTGAAAATGTCTTTATACTGATTGTTCTGACCTAGAATAATATGGTAATGAAGCAATGAAATAAATACCACGTAACTATACTTTCATatgcaaatataataaattagttcaaaaaaaaactaaaaaaatatgcttttatagaaaatcc includes:
- the LOC101740234 gene encoding uncharacterized protein LOC101740234 is translated as MTFRWSEETSLKFVSKYVHHECLWNIKSPHYKNKQMKLSAYLDLENTMNIPGFGEKEIKLKIKNIRSTYSQELKKIKDSKSSGAGTDTIYIPSVKWFSLLDASLRNLTSTLTQSESNLASNRSHTNDADTEENSPVVDTFRNPTPPPPPTKKRKIAQLSSMVGQLKEIIHSNNSTVEENEFEVFGKHVGLQLKSLPLLLALEAQEQIQLYINRIRRQHIQNESVQNRTPQSSFATGSPHSDSSIYFNDTSTYNLEEQATE